The proteins below are encoded in one region of Spirochaeta isovalerica:
- a CDS encoding M20/M25/M40 family metallo-hydrolase, with product MKLTDEQKNEIISFTVELVRLAGDSGHEAATARCVYRKMEELGYDEVTVDEYGSVIGILKGQKEGPALLFDGHMDVVPVRDREDWTHEPYGAEISEGRIWGRGTADMKGALAAMICAPTYLEKTDFSGRIIVSASVAEELLIGSALEKILQRYRADAVVIGEPTGLKPGTAEKGRSSVEMICSGTVAHSSRPDLGDNAVYRMMEAVERIRRMPRRSHPLLGEEVIELVEITSEPSPGNGSIPDKCRVLWECRLLSGEREEEYLERWKSALEGTDRTEIKIASYNLPSYRGPLLTMKDFLPGWIGSEIDHSFTALVGRSLKKCGKAVHEYASPFGCNALISAARMKIPTVILGPGDIALAHKPDESIVIDELLSAASVYGTIARNFLNS from the coding sequence TTGAAACTTACGGATGAACAGAAAAACGAAATAATCTCTTTTACAGTCGAACTGGTCCGCCTGGCGGGTGATTCGGGGCATGAAGCCGCTACTGCCCGATGCGTCTACCGGAAGATGGAGGAACTGGGATACGACGAAGTTACGGTCGATGAATACGGTTCGGTTATCGGTATTTTGAAAGGACAGAAAGAGGGACCGGCTCTTCTTTTCGACGGGCATATGGATGTTGTTCCCGTGAGGGATAGAGAAGACTGGACCCATGAACCCTATGGCGCGGAAATCTCGGAAGGTCGGATCTGGGGGAGAGGTACAGCCGACATGAAAGGGGCTCTGGCCGCCATGATCTGCGCTCCCACTTATCTGGAAAAAACGGATTTTTCCGGGAGGATTATCGTTTCGGCTTCTGTGGCGGAGGAGCTGCTTATCGGTTCGGCACTGGAGAAAATCCTGCAACGCTATCGTGCCGATGCTGTTGTCATCGGCGAACCGACAGGTCTTAAACCGGGAACGGCAGAAAAAGGCCGGTCAAGCGTTGAGATGATCTGCAGCGGAACCGTGGCCCACAGCAGCCGCCCCGACCTGGGTGACAATGCGGTTTACCGCATGATGGAGGCCGTTGAGAGGATACGCCGGATGCCGCGCCGTTCTCATCCGCTCCTGGGAGAGGAAGTGATTGAACTTGTGGAGATAACATCGGAGCCCTCACCGGGAAACGGCTCTATTCCCGATAAATGCCGGGTGTTATGGGAATGCCGACTCTTGAGCGGGGAAAGGGAAGAGGAATACCTGGAGAGATGGAAATCGGCTCTCGAAGGAACCGACAGGACCGAAATCAAAATCGCCTCTTATAATCTTCCTTCCTACCGGGGACCCCTTTTGACCATGAAGGATTTTCTTCCGGGATGGATCGGCAGTGAAATCGACCATTCGTTTACGGCTCTTGTCGGCAGATCCTTAAAAAAATGCGGAAAAGCTGTGCATGAATACGCCTCGCCCTTCGGCTGCAACGCCCTTATCAGCGCGGCCCGCATGAAAATCCCCACCGTCATACTCGGGCCGGGGGACATAGCGCTGGCTCATAAACCCGATGAGAGCATTGTGATTGATGAGCTGTTGAGCGCCGCGTCCGTCTACGGAACCATCGCCCGCAATTTTTTAAACTCCTGA
- a CDS encoding ABC transporter permease, producing MSSSAIEKKALSGAAAHFGERRSSKAGMFGAWYAAEHRLLTMKAFVSTIVATSIFNPLMYLFALGVGIGSYVDKGSGGALFGVSYLTFVGPALLASASINAVFEETSYPVMGGFKWTREFYAMHAAPLRPDQIASGVLIAAMIRSVFTVLVFWIMLRLFGTLPSPRAILVLPAAVLSGLGIGSVMAALAASLKDDDGWFALINRMVIAPMFLFSGTFYPLEQMPIWIRWIGWISPLWHATDFGRWAGFDHPVESWLVVVHAVYLIGLAGIGWFLASRQFARRLEE from the coding sequence ATGAGTTCATCAGCCATAGAGAAAAAGGCCCTTTCCGGCGCGGCGGCCCATTTCGGAGAACGCCGCAGTTCAAAAGCCGGGATGTTCGGCGCCTGGTATGCGGCAGAGCACCGGCTTCTCACCATGAAGGCTTTCGTCTCCACGATTGTGGCGACGAGCATTTTCAATCCCCTTATGTACCTTTTCGCTCTGGGGGTCGGAATCGGAAGTTATGTGGACAAGGGGTCCGGAGGGGCTCTCTTCGGAGTCTCCTATCTCACATTCGTAGGACCGGCTCTTCTGGCCTCGGCATCGATAAACGCCGTTTTTGAAGAAACAAGCTATCCCGTTATGGGCGGATTCAAATGGACCCGGGAATTCTATGCCATGCATGCGGCGCCACTCCGGCCCGATCAGATCGCATCGGGTGTGCTGATTGCGGCGATGATACGGTCCGTTTTTACGGTCCTGGTTTTCTGGATCATGCTCCGCCTGTTCGGGACTCTTCCCTCCCCGAGGGCTATTCTCGTACTCCCGGCGGCTGTTCTCAGCGGATTGGGAATCGGTTCGGTCATGGCCGCGCTGGCCGCCAGTCTTAAAGATGACGACGGGTGGTTCGCCCTTATCAACAGAATGGTTATCGCGCCGATGTTTCTCTTTTCGGGGACATTCTATCCCCTTGAGCAGATGCCTATTTGGATCCGTTGGATAGGCTGGATTTCTCCTCTCTGGCACGCAACGGATTTCGGCCGGTGGGCGGGATTTGATCATCCGGTTGAATCATGGCTGGTCGTCGTTCACGCAGTCTATCTTATCGGTCTGGCCGGAATCGGATGGTTTCTGGCTTCAAGGCAGTTCGCAAGGAGGCTGGAGGAATGA
- the mbhE gene encoding hydrogen gas-evolving membrane-bound hydrogenase subunit E has translation MLKRILLIVSMVLLALILLPLLEGLGEQTHVSSLAEYYLSSGADDLNSPNLVTSVVVTYRGLDTLGEVTVLFAAAAGIMLAFKGLKMDEKEREKTQGPSELLASGASLLFPILFIFGIYIFTHGHLSPGGGFQGGVVIASAALLLLLSGVIPGVSHLMTSLLEALAGASYVAIGLLGLYLAAGFLDPRFLPRGEWSGIFSAGAIPVIYSLVGIKVGSELSAVLNAMISKGGEK, from the coding sequence ATGCTTAAAAGAATCCTTCTTATCGTTTCCATGGTTCTTCTGGCGCTTATATTGCTTCCCCTCCTGGAAGGCCTGGGAGAACAGACTCATGTTTCCTCTCTGGCGGAATACTATCTCTCCTCCGGCGCCGATGACCTGAACTCGCCCAATCTGGTCACTTCGGTCGTCGTGACCTACCGGGGCCTGGATACGCTGGGAGAAGTGACGGTTCTCTTCGCAGCCGCGGCGGGAATCATGCTGGCCTTCAAAGGGCTGAAGATGGATGAAAAAGAGAGGGAAAAGACCCAGGGCCCCAGCGAACTGCTCGCAAGCGGCGCTTCCCTGCTTTTCCCCATACTCTTCATATTCGGGATCTATATTTTCACTCATGGGCACCTGAGTCCGGGCGGAGGATTTCAGGGAGGCGTCGTTATCGCTTCGGCCGCCCTCCTTCTTCTTCTCAGCGGCGTCATTCCGGGTGTTTCCCACCTCATGACCTCGCTCCTCGAAGCTCTTGCCGGAGCGTCCTATGTGGCGATCGGTCTTCTGGGCCTTTATCTGGCAGCGGGATTTCTCGATCCCCGGTTCCTTCCCAGGGGCGAATGGAGCGGGATATTTTCCGCCGGCGCCATACCGGTCATCTATTCCCTCGTGGGAATAAAAGTCGGCTCGGAGCTCAGCGCCGTACTGAATGCCATGATCTCCAAAGGAGGTGAAAAGTGA
- a CDS encoding transporter substrate-binding domain-containing protein, with protein MRYPIALLFFLFPLIFLYSETFSIGVEEVSYLPFYGIDSSGDFVGIVPDILKAFGKKSGIDFEFKPYPILRLSDNYQAGLLDFRYPDNPDWNSPDCELIYSAPVMVVLDGIIVRNENAGRSIISYKRIGTIRGYTAPSLEVYLKYGDLRLIEVDTYESLVAMIVSGRLEAAYLSLAPAFYTAEEKGFKNLITFDRNLPFDEADHCLSTFEHEDVIDRLDSFLKEERGLIEEIYRSWNVDPPENPDINS; from the coding sequence ATGAGATATCCAATAGCATTGTTGTTCTTTCTTTTTCCTCTGATATTTTTATACTCAGAAACCTTTTCGATAGGAGTGGAAGAAGTTTCCTATCTTCCCTTTTACGGAATAGATTCGTCGGGAGATTTCGTCGGGATTGTACCGGATATCCTGAAGGCATTCGGAAAGAAATCCGGTATAGACTTCGAGTTTAAACCCTATCCCATTCTCCGCCTTTCCGACAATTACCAGGCCGGTCTATTGGATTTCCGTTATCCCGATAATCCGGACTGGAATTCTCCTGACTGCGAGCTTATCTACAGCGCCCCTGTCATGGTCGTTCTGGACGGTATTATCGTCAGAAATGAAAATGCCGGCCGCTCAATCATCAGTTATAAAAGAATCGGCACGATCCGCGGCTATACTGCCCCCTCGCTCGAAGTGTATCTTAAATACGGGGATCTCAGACTCATCGAAGTCGACACATATGAATCTCTGGTTGCAATGATCGTCAGCGGCAGACTGGAAGCGGCCTATCTTTCTCTTGCTCCGGCCTTCTACACAGCAGAGGAGAAAGGTTTCAAAAACCTGATAACCTTTGACAGAAATCTTCCTTTTGACGAGGCAGACCACTGTCTCTCCACTTTCGAACATGAAGATGTCATTGATCGTCTCGATAGCTTTCTCAAAGAGGAAAGGGGGCTCATCGAAGAAATTTACCGTTCATGGAATGTCGATCCACCGGAAAATCCAGACATCAACTCATAA
- a CDS encoding ABC transporter ATP-binding protein: MVTLKDVTLDYGPEKQIFNSFDYTFDKGKIHGIIGKSGCGKTSLLYLTAGLIAPQRGNILIGGTEASPGRRDISMILQDFGLFPWKSCRENLALGLKLRKTDRHEIRVKIDKILTELDLKDRGDSYPANLSGGERQRLAIGRALILEPDLLLLDEPFSSLDAMTRELLQERLLTLKEKSGRSMTVIHVTHSIEEAVFLSDTIHILNSKGEMHRVENNPSGNRYRTSPDFFEHCVTVRRELERRS, from the coding sequence ATGGTCACTCTTAAAGACGTCACTCTGGATTACGGGCCGGAAAAGCAAATTTTCAACTCATTCGATTACACCTTTGATAAAGGAAAAATCCACGGAATCATCGGGAAATCGGGCTGCGGAAAAACCAGTCTGCTCTACCTGACAGCGGGACTCATTGCCCCTCAAAGGGGAAATATTCTCATCGGGGGAACAGAGGCCTCTCCGGGAAGACGGGATATCTCCATGATTCTCCAGGACTTCGGCCTGTTTCCCTGGAAAAGCTGCCGGGAAAACCTGGCGCTGGGTTTAAAACTGAGAAAAACCGATAGGCATGAAATCAGGGTGAAAATAGATAAGATCCTCACGGAACTGGACTTGAAAGACCGCGGAGATTCCTATCCGGCCAATCTCTCGGGAGGAGAGCGCCAGAGACTGGCCATCGGACGGGCCCTCATACTGGAACCGGATCTCCTTCTTCTCGATGAACCGTTCTCATCCCTCGATGCCATGACCCGCGAACTGCTCCAAGAGCGTCTCTTAACTCTCAAAGAAAAAAGCGGCCGATCCATGACTGTCATTCATGTGACCCACAGCATCGAGGAAGCGGTATTCCTGTCCGATACCATCCATATTCTCAACAGCAAAGGGGAGATGCACAGAGTGGAGAACAATCCATCGGGGAACCGATACCGCACGAGTCCCGATTTTTTCGAACACTGTGTCACGGTCCGCCGGGAGCTGGAAAGGAGAAGCTGA
- a CDS encoding ABC transporter permease — protein MKGKRLISLLVLLLLWELGSRLSDMSFFPSPLVVLGQLSRPEILTGLLSHLGYSLLRVFAALIFSFIPALILGIASGTSKTFDRLISPVMYFLFPIPKIALLPLVILFLGLGNGSKIFMVGLIVFFQFYLNITDGVKEIDRHYFDSYRSLGGKFSDSLFHLIIPAVLPRIFSTVRLTLGTGIAVLFLTETYASRTGIGWYIMDAWSRLAYGEMYGGIFVLGAAGFFLMELVNLGQRLLCPWTESKT, from the coding sequence ATGAAGGGAAAACGCTTAATATCCCTGCTGGTGCTGCTCCTTCTGTGGGAGCTTGGCAGCAGGCTGTCGGATATGTCTTTTTTTCCGTCGCCTCTCGTGGTTCTGGGACAACTGTCCCGGCCGGAAATTCTGACCGGTCTCCTCTCTCACCTGGGATATTCGCTTCTGAGGGTCTTTGCCGCGCTTATTTTCTCATTTATTCCCGCGCTCATCCTTGGTATAGCCTCCGGAACCAGCAAAACCTTCGACAGACTGATCAGCCCTGTTATGTATTTTCTGTTCCCGATTCCCAAAATTGCGCTTCTTCCTCTGGTTATTCTCTTTCTGGGACTGGGCAACGGTTCAAAAATCTTTATGGTGGGGCTTATCGTTTTCTTTCAGTTCTACCTGAACATCACCGACGGAGTCAAAGAGATCGACCGGCATTATTTCGATTCATACCGAAGCCTTGGCGGAAAGTTTTCCGACAGCCTGTTTCACCTCATTATTCCGGCGGTTCTGCCCCGGATTTTCTCTACGGTCCGACTGACACTCGGTACGGGAATCGCCGTTCTTTTCCTCACCGAGACCTACGCGTCGCGAACGGGAATCGGCTGGTATATCATGGATGCCTGGTCGCGTCTGGCCTACGGCGAGATGTACGGGGGTATATTCGTTCTCGGAGCGGCGGGTTTTTTCCTGATGGAACTGGTCAACCTCGGCCAGAGACTACTCTGCCCATGGACGGAGAGCAAAACCTGA
- a CDS encoding ABC transporter permease, with translation MSEIKRDIPPRYRGPLSHIFSGRAHTVVLRSLYALKTSAWYVVLSGFFEPLFYLLAFGLGVGKLIDGVTGPAGQPIAYAAFIAPALLATSAMNGAFYDSTWNIYFKMRFARLYEGMLATSLGPMDVALGEIVYALLRGLVYSTGFLIVMYAMGLVLSPWGFLAVPAALVIAFGFSACGMAVTSYLKNFQEMDWLNFIMLPMFLFSATLYPITVYPPAIQLLVKALPLWHGVELIRHLTIGPPGMAVLGHLAYYAVMIAIGLTFTTRRLTKLFMS, from the coding sequence ATGAGTGAAATAAAACGGGATATTCCCCCCCGCTACAGGGGACCTCTTTCCCATATCTTTTCAGGCCGGGCTCACACGGTCGTTCTGCGCTCTCTTTATGCGCTTAAGACATCGGCCTGGTATGTCGTTCTGTCGGGGTTTTTCGAACCCCTCTTCTATCTTCTCGCTTTCGGTCTCGGCGTAGGGAAACTGATCGACGGAGTGACGGGACCGGCCGGTCAGCCCATCGCCTATGCGGCTTTTATCGCACCGGCCCTCCTGGCCACTTCGGCCATGAACGGGGCATTTTACGATTCCACATGGAACATTTATTTCAAGATGCGGTTCGCGCGGCTCTACGAAGGGATGCTGGCCACGAGCCTCGGGCCGATGGATGTGGCTCTGGGGGAAATTGTCTACGCCCTTCTGCGGGGGCTGGTTTATTCAACGGGATTTCTTATCGTCATGTACGCCATGGGACTGGTTCTCTCTCCCTGGGGCTTCCTGGCTGTTCCGGCCGCTCTGGTTATCGCCTTCGGTTTTTCCGCCTGCGGGATGGCCGTAACGAGCTATCTGAAAAACTTTCAGGAGATGGACTGGCTGAATTTTATCATGCTGCCCATGTTTCTCTTTTCGGCGACACTCTATCCCATAACGGTCTATCCTCCGGCCATTCAGTTGCTGGTCAAGGCTCTGCCTCTCTGGCACGGCGTAGAGCTGATCCGCCATCTGACCATCGGTCCTCCCGGCATGGCTGTTCTGGGGCATCTGGCCTATTATGCTGTGATGATCGCCATCGGACTGACATTTACGACCAGAAGACTGACAAAGCTGTTTATGAGTTGA
- a CDS encoding monovalent cation/H+ antiporter complex subunit F, protein MVNQLFLTAGIIVLIAGVLSFYRLLAGPDATDRVVALDAMTIISLSGIAMFACCFGRVIYLDVALVYGILSFLGVIALARYLEKEL, encoded by the coding sequence TTGGTTAATCAGCTTTTTCTCACAGCCGGAATCATCGTCCTCATAGCCGGGGTTCTCTCTTTTTACAGACTGCTCGCCGGCCCCGATGCGACGGACCGCGTCGTCGCCCTGGACGCCATGACCATCATCTCCCTTTCGGGGATTGCCATGTTCGCCTGCTGCTTCGGCAGGGTCATCTACCTCGATGTGGCTCTGGTTTACGGAATCCTGAGTTTTCTCGGGGTCATAGCCCTGGCCCGCTATCTGGAAAAGGAGCTTTGA
- a CDS encoding UbiX family flavin prenyltransferase, whose amino-acid sequence MEIDRNPVVVGITGATGAVYGIETIRALISMNIPVSAVLTEQARKVLSFETEKSWEQWTEELDGMGDLLITYPRNELHHPIASGSFRTGGMVVAPCSMGTLGRIAGGLSSNLLERAADVTLKERRPLILLTRETPLNRIHLKNMLAVTDAGGIIFPPVPAFYQKPASIDEMVRGTVSRLLDLLGIPQETAKRWDGAMD is encoded by the coding sequence ATGGAAATTGACAGGAATCCCGTCGTCGTCGGCATAACCGGAGCGACAGGTGCCGTTTACGGCATAGAAACGATTCGCGCTCTTATTTCTATGAACATTCCGGTTTCGGCGGTTCTGACCGAACAGGCCCGGAAGGTTCTCTCTTTTGAAACGGAAAAATCCTGGGAGCAATGGACGGAAGAGCTGGACGGGATGGGAGATCTGCTGATAACCTATCCCCGGAATGAACTACACCACCCCATCGCCAGCGGCTCCTTCCGCACGGGAGGCATGGTGGTGGCGCCCTGTTCCATGGGAACCCTCGGCCGGATCGCCGGAGGCCTCTCTTCGAACCTTCTGGAACGGGCCGCCGATGTGACTCTGAAAGAAAGGCGACCCCTCATTCTGCTGACTCGCGAAACACCTTTGAACCGGATTCATCTGAAGAATATGCTCGCGGTCACAGATGCGGGCGGTATCATTTTTCCTCCCGTACCGGCTTTCTACCAGAAACCCGCCTCGATTGATGAAATGGTTCGTGGGACCGTATCCCGCCTGCTCGATCTGCTTGGGATTCCCCAGGAGACGGCAAAGCGCTGGGACGGAGCGATGGACTGA
- a CDS encoding ABC transporter ATP-binding protein, with protein sequence MSNNDEIMIRAESLTKKYGDFTAVDGINFSVKKGESFGLLGPNGAGKSTTMRMIAAVSKRSGGELAILGQDPDRDGPDIRAHLGVVPQTDNLDTEIKVKDNLYVYGRYFGLPGKFLREKSRDLLEFAQLTEKADAKVDTLSGGMKRRLTIARALINEPDILLLDEPTTGLDPQARHILWDRLFRLKEEGVTQVITTHYMDEAEQLCDRLIVIDKGKIMAEGSPADLIQRYSSREVTELRFGSDRNAAAAEKLADLGDRMEILPDRILIYAENGEAVLEAVASREFKPLTSLVRRSSLEDVFLRLTGRSLVE encoded by the coding sequence ATGAGTAACAACGACGAAATTATGATCAGGGCTGAATCTCTGACGAAGAAATACGGTGATTTTACCGCAGTGGACGGGATCAATTTCTCTGTGAAGAAAGGAGAATCTTTCGGTCTGCTCGGTCCTAACGGGGCCGGGAAGTCCACGACCATGAGGATGATCGCCGCCGTGTCGAAACGGAGCGGGGGAGAGCTGGCCATTCTGGGACAGGATCCCGATCGCGACGGACCCGATATCCGGGCCCATCTGGGTGTTGTTCCCCAGACAGACAATCTGGATACGGAAATCAAGGTGAAAGACAATCTGTACGTCTACGGCCGTTATTTCGGCCTTCCGGGGAAGTTTCTCAGGGAAAAGAGCCGCGATCTCCTGGAGTTCGCCCAGCTGACGGAAAAAGCCGATGCCAAAGTTGATACCCTTTCCGGCGGTATGAAGCGCAGGCTCACAATCGCCCGTGCTCTGATCAACGAGCCGGACATCCTGCTTCTGGACGAGCCTACGACGGGGCTCGATCCCCAGGCGCGCCATATCCTCTGGGACCGTCTCTTCCGCTTGAAGGAAGAAGGGGTGACTCAGGTTATAACGACCCATTACATGGATGAAGCGGAACAGCTCTGCGACCGGCTTATCGTTATCGACAAGGGAAAGATCATGGCCGAAGGATCTCCTGCCGATCTGATTCAGCGTTATTCGAGCCGAGAAGTGACGGAACTGCGCTTCGGATCGGACAGGAACGCCGCCGCCGCGGAGAAACTGGCGGATCTGGGTGACCGGATGGAAATACTCCCCGACAGGATTCTCATTTATGCGGAAAACGGAGAGGCTGTTCTCGAAGCCGTCGCGTCCAGAGAATTCAAACCGCTGACCAGTCTTGTCAGGCGGTCCAGCCTGGAGGATGTGTTCCTCCGGCTGACCGGAAGGAGCCTTGTGGAATGA
- a CDS encoding sodium:proton antiporter, with amino-acid sequence MTQLLYILAFVVMAIGLWGILSRRHLIRMIIGFSILDTGIHILLVAIGYRKGGTAPILDEALSKGEALMNAVDPVPSALVLTAIVIGLAVTALMLSFAVRMVQNNPTMNADEHKELKW; translated from the coding sequence GTGACGCAATTACTCTACATTCTGGCTTTCGTCGTCATGGCGATCGGCCTGTGGGGAATCCTCTCGCGGAGACATCTGATCCGCATGATCATAGGATTTTCCATCCTGGACACGGGAATACACATCCTTCTGGTGGCGATCGGCTACCGCAAGGGCGGAACGGCTCCGATCCTCGATGAAGCTCTTTCGAAGGGAGAGGCTTTAATGAATGCGGTCGACCCCGTCCCTTCGGCTCTGGTTCTGACGGCCATCGTTATCGGCCTGGCCGTTACAGCGCTGATGCTCAGTTTCGCTGTGCGGATGGTTCAGAATAATCCGACCATGAATGCCGATGAGCACAAGGAGTTGAAATGGTGA
- a CDS encoding Na(+)/H(+) antiporter subunit B gives MIYIVAVLGIVIAVSAVFALYTGKILSAIIASGAVSLVASLIYILAGAPDVAMTEASIGSALTTVVFLIAWRRISRITASSTDKEDKNA, from the coding sequence ATGATCTACATCGTAGCCGTTTTGGGTATCGTCATCGCCGTTTCGGCGGTTTTCGCTCTCTACACGGGGAAAATACTTTCAGCCATTATCGCCAGCGGAGCGGTCAGCCTCGTGGCCTCGCTCATCTATATACTGGCGGGAGCGCCTGATGTCGCCATGACAGAAGCGTCCATAGGTTCGGCTCTGACGACAGTCGTTTTCCTGATCGCCTGGAGGCGGATAAGCCGCATTACCGCTTCCTCGACTGATAAGGAGGATAAAAATGCTTAA
- a CDS encoding DUF1801 domain-containing protein gives MIDMKMPAPAHRALESLKIEDFSDFTNFTIDEIASLHGLGPSVMKKIEEKLLEMGTYFKVEPSPEVDAYMETFTGERRAKLKQLREIIRKSAPLATEKMTYGMPTYHQGENLVHFAGNKNHIGFYPTPAGIEEFSPELKAYKASKGAVQLPWDEELPLDLLERIVLYRVAATR, from the coding sequence ATGATCGATATGAAAATGCCCGCACCGGCACACAGAGCTCTCGAGTCTCTGAAAATAGAAGACTTCAGCGATTTTACAAATTTCACCATTGATGAAATAGCCTCCCTCCACGGCCTCGGGCCATCGGTTATGAAGAAAATTGAGGAGAAACTGCTGGAAATGGGGACTTATTTCAAGGTGGAGCCCTCCCCGGAAGTCGATGCCTATATGGAAACGTTCACGGGAGAGCGCCGGGCCAAACTGAAACAGCTGAGAGAGATAATCAGAAAATCGGCACCCCTGGCCACGGAAAAAATGACCTACGGGATGCCGACTTATCATCAGGGAGAGAACCTCGTTCATTTTGCCGGAAATAAAAACCACATCGGCTTCTACCCCACCCCCGCCGGAATCGAAGAATTCTCCCCGGAATTGAAGGCCTATAAAGCATCCAAGGGAGCGGTTCAATTACCCTGGGACGAAGAGCTGCCTCTCGACCTGCTAGAACGGATCGTTCTCTACAGAGTCGCCGCCACACGCTGA
- the mnhG gene encoding monovalent cation/H(+) antiporter subunit G, whose translation MILGYIGGILAIIGSLFLLLAAIGLIRMPDTYNRMQAGTKATTLGSALIFAGIALHQPGWELKMAALIIFVFLTNPLSSHALARAAHFIGMNPFVKGKSQSSRDDLKARRDEE comes from the coding sequence ATGATATTGGGATATATCGGCGGAATACTCGCCATAATCGGATCGCTCTTTCTTCTCCTGGCCGCTATCGGACTTATCAGAATGCCCGACACCTACAACAGGATGCAGGCCGGAACGAAAGCCACCACGCTGGGAAGCGCCCTTATCTTCGCGGGGATCGCCTTGCATCAGCCCGGATGGGAACTGAAAATGGCGGCTCTGATCATTTTCGTGTTTCTCACAAACCCCCTCTCCTCCCACGCGCTGGCGCGGGCGGCCCATTTCATCGGGATGAACCCTTTCGTCAAGGGAAAGAGCCAATCGTCCCGCGATGATCTGAAGGCAAGGAGGGATGAAGAATGA
- a CDS encoding Na+/H+ antiporter subunit E has protein sequence MKTIRMRLATFLILTVIWLLVMYPFSSADLALGAGIALFLSLLPLPGLRIYEEISLAPRKIIYALIFLLVFVKAVILSNLDVAFRVLKPSLPINPGIVRVKTKLKSRLGRLFLANAITLTPGTITVEAEGEDFYIHWIDVASHDVDESTSKIVSGFEKYLEVIFG, from the coding sequence ATGAAGACGATTCGAATGCGTCTTGCTACTTTTCTCATTTTGACGGTTATCTGGCTTCTGGTTATGTATCCTTTTTCATCAGCCGATCTGGCATTGGGAGCGGGCATCGCCCTGTTTCTCTCCCTTTTGCCTCTTCCGGGTTTGCGGATATATGAAGAGATAAGCCTGGCCCCGCGCAAAATCATTTACGCTCTTATTTTTTTACTGGTTTTTGTAAAAGCGGTAATCCTCTCAAACCTGGATGTGGCGTTCAGGGTTCTCAAGCCCTCTCTCCCCATCAACCCCGGTATCGTCAGAGTCAAAACGAAACTGAAAAGCCGCCTCGGCAGGCTGTTTCTGGCCAACGCCATAACCCTGACTCCCGGAACCATAACCGTTGAGGCCGAAGGGGAGGACTTCTACATTCACTGGATCGACGTCGCCTCTCATGATGTCGATGAAAGCACATCGAAAATCGTCTCGGGCTTCGAGAAATATCTGGAGGTGATCTTTGGTTAA